From one Lolium rigidum isolate FL_2022 chromosome 4, APGP_CSIRO_Lrig_0.1, whole genome shotgun sequence genomic stretch:
- the LOC124706111 gene encoding uncharacterized protein LOC124706111, translated as MAGERRRSGVAAAADATSWCCGLALVALLLVSSLGAGEAEEQGGVVVARGPRMHAGSRRPCEEIYVVVEGETLHSISDRCGDPYILEQNPHVNDPDDVFPGLVIKITPRAAAENRN; from the coding sequence atggcgggagagaggaggcggtcaggggtggcggcggcggcggacgcgacgTCGTGGTGCTGCGGGCTAGCGCTGGTGGCGCTGCTGCTGGTGTCGTCGCTCGGCGCCGGCGAGGCGGAGGAGCAAGGTGGGGTGGTGGTGGCGCGCGGCCCCCGGATGCACGCGGGGTCACGGAGGCCATGCGAGGAGATATACGTGGTGGTGGAGGGGGAGACGCTGCACAGCATCAGCGACAGGTGCGGCGACCCCTACATCCTGGAGCAAAACCCGCACGTCAACGACCCCGACGACGTCTTCCCGGGACTCGTCATCAAGAtcacgccgcgcgccgccgccgagaaCCGCAACTGA